The proteins below come from a single Mus musculus strain C57BL/6J chromosome 5, GRCm38.p6 C57BL/6J genomic window:
- the Zfp804b gene encoding zinc finger protein 804B: MACYLVISSRHLSNGHYRGIKGVFRGPLCKNGSPSPDFAEKEKSTAKSLEDAKANFYCELCDKQYNKHQEFDNHINSYDHAHKQRLKELKHREFARNVASKSWKDEKKQEKALKRLHQLAELRQQSECVSGNGPAYKTPRIAMEKQLQQGIFPVKNGRKVSCMKSAVFKGKNVPRSSMDKERSAMPNRHQLQSDRRHLFGNMITQTSSDLSNANHRTGVSFSFSKKAYLKLESSASVFSENTDDTHDCSKSPTYKVKRTVENCKCGRFASNDADLMKEEAVLSASNLEGFLNTSSMNSKISQNKHESINGRLKDAAGTHMAFSKSHFHVSERDCTLSSREKEIRNALKDTSENCINHPCQANESSSPLNIYKHSDSRWCECLDEFLPSGPSEKKTQAHRIPNSRMEARAKSSDESERVGKNVQRHCREDCPHDLKSKPLPFLRVQSKDGHTTLQWPTELLFFTRTEPCISYGCNPLYFDFKLSRNTKDECNSENVQTELEKKALEIKTKPESQVTDLIKEQEKLTQDNQSLKPKMSVANLDWEKFQRKYNLDYNDSDSSVSEHASLRDLEMKSPEVPAYLKLSLKDGLGNNNVDDIELMEPSNIHWQSCKRTVHNNALGGLSFSPHISRTKNHKLNPCSMQSEFEEENQHIWNFSPYTSGDHSEYGKDRGVSLNTCNINMARRASTSGEPSYERYSPVSPLRAHPRTVDESSRNMSSWRNTCTSHRSKGSNSSHKLCFCKRECDSVERHTWKHRKHNCLYMADVRLSSNCPQSETQKDKNGKISDSFKTKKRSKHRDCHCRERYKLGKNQQFSEPKPPGIFHCDSGSQVSIDGNGGKTFNGQESQHNKLKSYLRQRAYCLNKNNKSQKSLASLHFGDVGKVKCRQCNSSTANYLLRSCRGGPSEATQSNIAVGEGPSLTAKGLLERVKAKKCQEQSTKFEISSNSCLKEFHTHSQIQCTTPPGPPCCRRTVLPFSKKRQHIGKRKNEKGNKVHKTSDNDKGKNLQKINSTILTDTECDNYLSKGINGLVTDSQSLSRKNNQTTKEKSKSSVIEVQPFLQSYDPVPNDFLGAFSSNRYTGVTDSTETKEDQINLDLEDVSMSVNHVEGNINSYYDRAVQKHDKMEDELEVCHKSLSPPLIQQPITFSPDEIDKYRLLQLQAQQHVQKQLLARPLRVLPAAGPTAFSPASAVQTVPVHQHTSITTIHHTFLQHFAVSASISSHSSPLPIAHLHPLSQPHFTPISFSTIAPTIIPGHPTFLGHPLHLVAAAPFHPSHMTLQPLPSAAFIPTLFGPHLNPATTSIFHLNPLIQPVLQGQDLYHHSCSSQMQQLNSVKEALNMAVHLN, translated from the exons AGATTGAAAGAATTAAAGCATCGTGAATTTGCTCGAAATGTAGCTTCTAAATCATGGAAAGatgagaagaaacaagaaaaagcacTTAAGCGACTCCATCAGCTGGCTGAGCTACGGCAACAGTCTGAATG TGTTTCTGGAAATGGACCAGCGTACAAAACCCCGAGGATAGCCATGGAAAAGCAGCTCCAGCAGGGAATTTTCCCTGTTAAGAATGGCAGAAAGGTATCCTGCATGAAAAGTGCCGTTTTCAAAGGAAAGAATGTGCCCAGAAGTAGCATGGATAAGGAGCGATCAGCCATGCCAAACCGACACCAGCTACAATCAGATAGGCGGCACTTGTTTGGGAATATGATAACACAAACATCTTCAGACCTTAGCAATGCAAACCACAGAACAggagtttcattttcattttcaaaaaaagCCTATCTAAAATTAGAATCCTCTGCCTCAGTTTTCAGCGAGAACACAGACGATACACATGATTGTAGCAAGTCACCCACCTATAAAGTCAAACGAACAGTGGAGAACTGCAAGTGTGGCCGGTTTGCAAGCAATGATGCAGACCTTATGAAGGAAGAAGCTGTCCTTTCAGCAAGCAATCTGGAGGGTTTTTTAAACACCTCCTCGATGAACTCTAAAATTTCACAAAACAAACATGAATCTATTAATGGGAGACTGAAAGATGCAGCGGGCACTCACATGGCTTTCTCTAAGTCTCACTTCCATGTTTCAGAGAGAGATTGTACTCTTtccagcagagagaaagaaattagaaatgcACTGAAGGATACTTCAGAAAACTGTATTAATCACCCATGCCAAGCAAATGAATCTTCCAGTCCACTAAACATTTACAAGCACAGTGATAGTAGGTGGTGTGAATGTCTGGATGAGTTTTTGCCTTCAGGACCAAGTGAAAAGAAGACTCAAGCACATCGAATTCCTAACTCAAGAATGGAGGCCAGAGCAAAGTCTTCAGATGAATCAGAAAGGGTTGGCAAAAATGTTCAAAGACATTGCAGAGAAGATTGTCCACATGATCTGAAATCCAAACCATTGCCTTTCCTCCGTGTACAGAGCAAGGATGGTCACACCACTCTACAGTGGCCTACAGAACTTCTCTTCTTTACCAGAACAGAACCTTGCATATCTTATGGATGTAAtcctttatattttgatttcaAACTGTCTCGCAACACAAAAGATGAGTGTAATTCAGAGAATGTACAAACAGAGTTGGAGAAGAAGGCTTTAGAAATTAAGACAAAACCAGAGAGCCAAGTCACAGATTTaattaaagaacaagaaaaattgaCCCAAGATAATCAATCTCTGAAACCAAAGATGAGTGTAGCTAACCTAGATTGGGAAAAGTTCCAGCGAAAATACAATCTGGACTATAATGACTCTGACTCTAGTGTAAGTGAACATGCTAGTCTACGAGACTTGGAAATGAAAAGTCCTGAAGTGCCTGCTTACCTTAAGCTGTCTCTAAAGGATGGTTTAGGAAACAATAATGTTGATGATATTGAATTGATGGAACCATCAAACATCCACTGGCAAAGTTGCAAAAGGACAGTTCACAATAATGCCCTGGGgggtctgtctttctctcctcacATCTCAAGGACTAAAAACCATAAGCTAAATCCCTGTAGTATGCAATCAGAGTTTGAAGAAGAAAATCAACATATCTGGAATTTTAGTCCTTACACATCAGGGGATCACAGTGAGTATGGGAAGGATAGAGGTGTAAGCTTAAATACCTGCAATATCAACATGGCCAGAAGAGCTTCTACAAGTGGGGAGCCAAGTTATGAGAGATATTCTCCAGTGTCACCTCTGAGAGCCCATCCCAGAACTGTGGATGAATCTTCTAGAAACATGTCCAGCTGGAGAAACACGTGTACAAGTCATAGGTCCAAGGGGAGTAACAGCAGTCATAAGCTCTGCTTTTGTAAAAGAGAATGTGACTCGGTTGAAAGACACACGTGGAAACACAGAAAGCACAATTGCCTCTACATGGCTGATGTGCGTCTAAGCAGCAACTGTCCTCAGtcagaaacacagaaagacaagAATGGTAAAATATCAGAttcatttaaaactaaaaaacGATCAAAACACAGAGACTGCCACTGCAGAGAAAGGTATAAACTGGGTAAAAATCAACAATTTTCAGAGCCCAAACCCCCAGGAATTTTCCATTGTGATTCTGGCTCTCAGGTTTCAATTGATGGTAATGGTGGGAAAACCTTTAATGGCCAGGAATCTCAGCACAACAAATTGAAATCTTATTTGAGACAGAGAGCTTACTgcttaaataaaaacaacaaaagccaaaaatCTTTAGCCAGCCTTCACTTTGGTGATGTGGGAAAAGTTAAGTGCAGACAATGTAACTCGAGCACTGCCAACTACCTTCTAAGGAGCTGTAGAGGTGGCCCTTCAGAAGCCACACAGTCAAACATTGCTGTTGGAGAAGGGCCATCCCTTACTGCCAAGGGTCTTTTGGAAAGAGTGAAAGCCAAGAAGTGTCAGGAGCAATCAACGAAGTTCGAAATCTCCTCAAACAGTTGTTTAAAAGAATTTCACACTCATTCACAAATTCAATGCACAACACCACCTGGACCACCATGCTGTAGGAGAACGGTATTGCCTTTTTCAAAGAAGAGACAACACATaggcaaaagaaaaaatgagaaaggTAACAAGGTTCATAAAACTTCTGATAATGACAAAGGCAAAAACTTACAAAAAATTAATTCAACTATTTTGACAGACACTGAATGTGACAACTATCTTTCCAAAGGCATAAATGGTTTAGTGACTGACTCTCAGTCTTTAAGCAGAAAAAATAACCAGACAACAAAAGAGAAATCTAAATCTTCAGTTATTGAAGTCCAACCTTTTCTTCAAAGCTATGACCCAGTACCAAATGATTTCCTTGGTGCTTTTTCGTCTAATAGATATACTGGCGTAACTGATTCCACAGAGACCAAAGAGGACCAGATAAATCTAGACTTAGAGGATGTAAGCATGTCTGTAAATCATGTAGAGGGGAATATAAACTCTTACTATGACAGAGCTGTGCAGAAGCATGACAAAATGGAAGATGAATTAGAAGTGTGTCATAAATCTCTGTCACCCCCTTTAATCCAACAGCCCATAACGTTTTCTCCTGATGAGATAGATAAGTACAGGCTGCTCCAGCTCCAAGCCCAGCAGCACGTGCAGAAGCAGCTCCTGGCGAGGCCTCTCCGAGTGTTGCCTGCTGCAGGGCCCACTGccttctctcctgcctcagctgtgcAGACAGTTCCAGTGCACCAGCACACATCCATCACCACCATCCACCACACATTTCTACAGCATTTTGCTGTTTCTGCTTCCATAAGTTCTCACAGCAGTCCCCTCCCTATAGCTCATCTCCATCCTCTGTCCCAGCCACATTTTACTCCTATTTCATTTTCAACCATTGCTCCAACCATTATCCCTGGACACCCTACTTTCCTGGGTCATCCTCTACATTTAGTCGCAGCTGCGCCCTTCCACCCATCACATATGACATTGCAGCCCCTGCCTTCTGCGGCATTTATTCCCACATTGTTTGGTCCTCATTTAAACCCAGCCACCACTTCTATTTTCCACTTGAATCCTTTAATCCAACCAGTGCTGCAAGGTCAAGATCTTTACCATCACTCTTGCTCCAGCCAGATGCAACAGTTAAATAGTGTGAAGGAGGCTTTAAATATGGCAGTACACTTGAACTAA